In the Topomyia yanbarensis strain Yona2022 chromosome 3, ASM3024719v1, whole genome shotgun sequence genome, one interval contains:
- the LOC131690263 gene encoding uncharacterized protein LOC131690263 — protein sequence MKFFLALVGTLCLGVAAQAQSTVSLNVAGNVTIGLTAINNTINVLNNTCLAADKGMLVAWKYWGNTMIANLTSLMNRFKNYSTVDLTPINSSISNIQNMLNTSQINLLSTDYNVQNLLSTFYQVAAQTGDLLIDTAANLTSQANCTNDVSLTCLRKYGANLTAAPILMSRFNDCLAVENVRLAQIGVNASTQINNTVTTAQTFFNLISICNVPTAAALNASYPQLVPSIQCLNTYLSQIGYSNPVSYINYGYEMMRSQQTQVVYFRANRCAQLVQYDIQDAVTRVKAAFGKCLTTGS from the exons ATGAAATTCTTTCTAGCACTTGTTGGGACCTTGTGCCTCGGAGTCGCAGCCCAGGCTCAAAGCACAGTATCGCTAAATGTGGCCGGCAACGTTACGATTGGGCTGACGGCCATCAACAACACAATCAATGTGCTCAACAACACATGTTTGGCTGCGGATAAGGGAATGTTAGTTGCATGGAAGTACTGGGGCAATACCATGATCGCCAACCTTACCAGTCTGATGAATCGGTTCAAGAATTATTCTACAGTCGATTTAACTCCAATTAATAGTTCCATAAGCAACATACAAAACATGTTGAACACCTCTCAGATAAATCTACTATCGACcgattataatgttcaaaatcTGCTGTCGACCTTTTACCAAGTGGCCGCACAAACCGGTGATTTGCTGATCGATACTGCCGCGAATCTAACGAGTCAGGCCAACTGTACTAACGACGTGTCGCTTACCTGTTTGCGGAAGTACGGTGCCAATCTGACAGCTGCACCGATCCTGATGAGTCGTTTCAACGATTGTCTTGCGGTAGAAAATGTCAGGCTTGCCCAAATCGGCGTGAATGCAAGCACTCAAATCAACAATACTGTCACAACTGCCCAGACCTTCTTCAATCTGATTTCGATCTGCAATGTTCCAACGGCAGCAGCTTTAAATGCATCCTATCCTCAGCTCGTGCCTTCGATCCAGTGTCTCAATACG TACCTATCCCAAATCGGCTATTCAAACCCGGTTTCATACATCAACTACGGCTACGAAATGATGCGCTCCCAGCAAACCCAAGTTGTGTACTTCAGGGCGAATCGATGCGCCCAACTCGTCCAGTACGACATCCAGGATGCTGTCACTCGTGTGAAAGCTGCATTTGGCAAATGCTTGACAACCGGATCGTAG